One window from the genome of Salvia miltiorrhiza cultivar Shanhuang (shh) chromosome 7, IMPLAD_Smil_shh, whole genome shotgun sequence encodes:
- the LOC130993843 gene encoding uncharacterized protein LOC130993843 gives MSSSSSSSSSDEWEERRYQQNRQIDRIIDDMLINNPNLILGTSSSTTKKRYCDREREVGEQRLMSDYFVPNPTYTPELFRRRFRMQKSLFLRIVDDVTANDQYFQQRPDCTGRQGLSPLQKCTGAMRVLAYGTATDAVDEYLRMSSTVTRDAVIHFVEGIISCFGDTYLRRPNQQDLQRLLYVGEQRGFPGMIGSIDCMHWEWKNCPTAWAGQYAGRSGKPTIILEAVASYDLWIWHAFFGTPGSCNNINVLHRSPVFSDILEGRAPNISYVVNGRQNDRAYYLTDGIYPSWAAFVKTISSPVLRKHKLFAQHQEAVRKDVERAFGVLQARFAFIRRPCLIWDRILMGKIMMACIIMHNMIVEDERDTYQNYYDPTEFLMDLPADEDVSIHYSTDRIASLSNYMINRDRLRNREAHKALQKDLIEHIWAKFGTTN, from the coding sequence AtgtcttcttcatcttcatcttcatcttcagatGAATGGGAAGAACGACGTTATCAACAAAATCGTCAAATTGATCGCATTATTGACGATATGCTCATAAACAATCCCAATCTTATTTTAGGAACTTCTTCTTCCACCACTAAAAAAAGGTATTGTGATAGGGAACGTGAAGTTGGTGAGCAACGTTTGATGAGTGATTATTTTGTCCCTAATCCAACGTATACTCCGGAGCTCTTCCGGCGTAGATTTCGCATGCAAAAATCATTGTTCCTTCGTATAGTAGATGATGTTACTGCTAACGACCAATATTTTCAACAGAGACCCGATTGCACTGGTAGGCAAGGCCTTTCACCACTACAAAAATGCACTGGAGCTATGAGGGTGTTGGCTTATGGAACCGCAACCGATGCCGTTGATGAATACTTACGAATGAGTTCAACAGTCACGAGGGATGCTGTCATTCATTTCGTAGAAGGTATCATTTCTTGCTTTGGTGACACATACCTTAGAAGGCCCAATCAACAAGATTTGCAAAGGCTACTCTATGTTGGAGAACAACGTGGTTTTCCCGGCATGATTGGAAGtattgattgcatgcattgggaaTGGAAGAACTGTCCTACTGCCTGGGCTGGTCAATATGCAGGAAGAAGTGGAAAACCAACAATCATTTTGGAAGCCGTTGCATCATATGATTTATGGATATGGCATGCGTTCTTTGGAACTCCAGGTTCGTGCAATAATATCAATGTACTTCATCGATCTCCCGTTTTTAGTGATATTTTAGAAGGTAGAGCACCTAATATAAGTTATGTGGTCAATGGTCGTCAAAATGATAGAGCTTATTATCTCACTGATGGCATATATCCCTCTTGGGCTGCATTTGTTAAGACAATTTCAAGTCCAGTGCTCCGAAAGCACAAGTTGTTCGCTCAACACCAAGAGGCTGTAAGAAAAGATGTCGAGAGAGCCTTCGGAGTTCTACAAGCTCGATTTGCATTTATTCGACGTCCTTGTCTCATTTGGGATAGGATTTTGATGGGAAAAATTATGATGGCTTGTATCATCATGCACAATATGATAGTGGAAGATGAACGAGACACATACCAAAACTATTATGATCCCACAGAATTTTTGATGGATTTACCTGCAGATGAAGATGTATCTATTCACTACTCAACTGACAGAATTGCAAGTTTGTCTAATTACATGATCAACAGGGATCGACTTCGCAATCGCGAAGCTCACAAAGCTCTTCAGAAGGACTTAATTGAGCATATATGGGCAAAATTCGGCACGACTAATTGA
- the LOC130993844 gene encoding uncharacterized protein LOC130993844 produces the protein MDPNDPNYYSNFGSFFHPQNFSNPEDVQNSQYYENSQFSPHLNQISTPHEHPISQNISRNLFQDVEHPKKNQKAAKNVAWCVKEDVALMSSWICVSEDKQKGKNQRGATMWERVQNMYHEAQKENPDEIGPRNIESMKGHFKRLNENANKWIAACKEANARKRSGMSQKDIEMEAHSIYEAGGSKFQDLVVFNDVMSKHPKWNLAINEVGDDQESGGSTKRSKTSEDGDYFIPSNPETPTTGGSTMSRPTGRDKAKRKGKGKAMASESNEMYEEIRALRLSRDHENELMTGKIELEREKLKMNSLKMEKKMLGALLAKDHLSAEEEEMKSHLIAILFPK, from the coding sequence ATGGATCCAAACGACCccaattattattcaaattttgGATCTTTTTTTCACCCTCAAAATTTTTCAAATCCAGAAGATGTTCAAAATTCTCAGTACTACGAGAATTCTCAATTTTCTCCACACCTCAACCAAATTTCTACCCCTCACGAACATCCCATTTCACAAAATATCTCTCGGAATTTATTTCAAGATGTCGAACACCCAAAGAAAAATCAGAAAGCTGCAAAAAATGTAGCTTGGTGCGTGAAAGAAGATGTAGCGCTTATGTCTTCTTGGATCTGCGTTAGCGAAGATaagcaaaaaggaaaaaatcaaAGAGGGGCGACGATGTGGGAACGTGTGCAGAATATGTATCAtgaagctcaaaaagaaaatccaGATGAGATCGGCCCAAGGAATATCGAATCAATGAAAGGTCATTTTAAACGACTTAATGAAAATGCAAACAAGTGGATCGCTGCTTGCAAAGAAGCAAATGCTAGAAAAAGAAGTGGAATGAGCCAGAAAGATATAGAGATGGAAGCTCACTCAATTTATGAAGCAGGTGGCAGTAAATTCCAAGACTTGGTTGTTTTCAATGATGTTATGAGTAAACATCCGAAGTGGAACTTAGCAATCAATGAAGTTGGTGATGATCAAGAAAGTGGCGGCAGCACAAAAAGGTCTAAGACTTCTGAAGATGGTGATTACTTTATCCCGTCCAATCCAGAAACTCCAACTACTGGCGGATCTACTATGTCTCGTCCTACAGGTAGAGATAAAGctaaaaggaaaggaaaaggtAAGGCAATGGCATCTGAATCAAATGAAATGTATGAAGAAATCCGTGCATTGAGACTTAGTAGAGATCATGAAAATGAGTTAATGACTGGTAAAATTGAATTGGAACGTGAAAAGCTTAAAATGAATTCTCTGAAGATGGAAAAGAAAATGTTGGGCGCATTGTTGGCGAAGGACCATTTGTctgcagaagaggaagagatGAAAAGCCACCTCATTGCTATTTTATTTCCGAAGTAG
- the LOC130995345 gene encoding stress-related protein-like, translating into MEEKTLLINLRKQRHLLTSSLHSHISPISLLNLTYFYLIFHFFSLNSMAEPEATPVLSDQPVLENEEKKLKYLDFVLVAAAHVVVCFSTLYEYAKENSGPLRPGVQTVEGTVRTVIGPVYEKFHNVPSDLLRFVDRKVDESVTELDHHVPVLLKQFTSRAWAAAQGLASEVQREGLADTASNMAKNACVEYGPTAKALYADYEPVAEQYAVAVWRALNDLPLFAQVAHIMVPTAAHWAEKYNQSVADAAEKGYALSHYFPMIPVERIAKMFGAETEPDVSNNVGYVAVS; encoded by the exons ATGGAGGAGAAAACCCTCCTTATAAATTTGCGAAAACAACGTCATCTTCTAACTTCTTCACTCCACTCCCACATCTCGCCAATCTCTCTTTTAAATCtcacttatttttatttgatttttcattttttttctctcaactCGATGGCGGAACCGGAAGCCACTCCAGTGCTCTCCGATCAACCG GTTTTGGAAAACGAGGAGAAGAAGCTGAAATATCTGGATTTCGTTCTAGTTGCGGCGGCGCACGTCGTCGTATGCTTCTCGACGCTCTATGAATATGCAAAGGAGAATTCCGGTCCATTGCGACCCGGAGTTCAGACCGTCGAAGGAACCGTCAGAACTGTCATCGGGCCGGTTTACGAGAAATTCCATAACGTTCCTTCCGACCTCCTCAGATTCGTCGATCGCAAG GTGGATGAGTCTGTGACCGAGTTGGACCATCACGTGCCGGTTCTTCTAAAGCAGTTCACGAGCCGAGCCTGGGCCGCGGCTCAGGGGCTGGCGTCGGAGGTGCAACGAGAAGGCTTAGCCGATACGGCTTCGAACATGGCTAAGAACGCATGCGTGGAGTACGGGCCCACGGCTAAGGCGCTCTACGCCGACTACGAGCCGGTAGCCGAGCAGTACGCTGTGGCGGTTTGGCGCGCGCTCAACGACCTCCCGTTGTTCGCGCAAGTGGCTCACATCATGGTCCCAACGGCCGCGCATTGGGCGGAGAAGTATAATCAGAGTGTGGCGGATGCGGCGGAGAAGGGCTACGCGCTGTCGCATTACTTTCCGATGATCCCCGTCGAGAGGATCGCGAAAATGTTCGGAGCCGAGACCGAGCCAGATGTTTCGAACAATGTTGGATACGTCGCCGTTTCTTAG